GGGCGTGGCGAGCCGGCCCTCCGCGCGCAGCCGCGTCCACAGCTTCGTGCCGCGCGGGGCCTGGAGCGGCGCCACCACCACCCAGGGCAGGTGCGTACGCTGGATGTTCGCGTGCAGCGAGTCGAAGACGGCGGGCGTGTCGTGGTCGAACCCGACGATGAAGCTGCCCCGGGGGCCGATGCCGTGCGCCTGGATGCGCAGGAGGTCGCCCACGAGGTCCGCGCGCACGTTCTGGTGCTTCTGCGCTTCCTTGAGCGCGCCCGCGTCGAAGGACTCGATGCCCAGGACGACGGTGTAGAAGTTCGCGTCCGCCATGCCCTCCATCAGGGCGGCGTCGCGGCTCAGGTTCATCGTCACCTGGGTGAAGAAGCGCAGCGGGCGGTGCAGGGCGCGGTTCAAGGGCACCAGCCCCGCGAGCACCTCCTTCGCGTAGGCCGCGTCCCCGATGAACTCGTCGTCCGCGAAGAAGACGCCCTCCGCGCCCAGCGCCGCGTGGGCGCGCACCTCCTCCAGCACGCGCTCCACCGGTTTGTGCCGCTGCTTGCGGCCGTACAGGTAGATGACGTCGCAGAAGGAGCAGTCGAACGGGCAGCCGCGCGTGGTCTGCACGGAGCCCCACGCGTAGCGCGGGAAGTCCGCCGCGACGGCGTCCCAGCGCGGCGGGGGGCTCTCACTGAGCGACGGCTTGTCGAGCTGCCGGTACTCCGGGGAGTACTCGCCCGCGAGCCAGTCCGCGAGGAAGCGCGGCCAGGTGCGCTCCGCCTCGTTGACGAAGAGGGCGTCGAAGAAGCCCCGGTAGTCCTCTGGCGCGGCGGAGACGGCGGGGCCGCCCGCGACCACCGTGGCGCCCCGGTCGCGGAAGAGGCCGCCCAGGAAGCGCGCCTGGTAGGTGAGGGCGGAGTACATCACCGACACGCCGACGAGGTCGTAGTCCGGCAGCTCCGTGTCCGCGCGCAGCTGCCCGTGCAGCTCCTCGTCCCAGATGTCCACGCTGAAGGCGTCCGGCGTGAGCGCCGCGAGCGTCGCGCAGGCCAGCGGCGTCATCGTCGCGCGCTTCACCAGCCCGCGCTCGGGGTCGAAGTCCTCCGTCTCACGGTCCACGTGGCGCCGGTCGGGCCCGCACTGGACCAGGAGGATGCGCGGCTTGGGTTCAGGAGGCGGCGCCATGGCTCAGAAGTAGAAGGGGACGGGGTTGAGCTGCGCTTCGGTCCTCGGGGCCTCGAGCCACCCCATCCGCACGGGGACGTCATACAGCCGGCCGGGGCCCAACCGGCGCCAGAAGTGCCGCAGCCCCGGGACGATGACCTTCACGGCGGATACGCCCACGTCCGGCCGTGATTGCTCCATCACCAGCATCTCCAGTCCCACGCGGGCGGCCCGGGCCACGCACTCGCGCACGTCGTCCCGCAGGTCGTCATGCCACACGCGCGGGAAGTCGGCGCGGACGCGCGCGGGGACCGAGTCGTCCGGGAAGAGCCAGGTGACGTCGTCGTGCGCGCCCGCGTCCCAGGGCGACGGGGCCGTGTCCTTCGGGTCGTAGCACTGGGCCACCTCCGTGAGCGCGCGCTGCACGGCGAGCTTCGCGTCGAAGTGGCAGCCGCACCCGGCCCAGGCCCGCCCCCGCTCCGGGGACCACACGAGCGCGACGAACACCGGGATGCCCAGGTCGTGCGTGAGATCCAACACCGACAGCTGGACGCCGAGCGACTGGTAGTGCGCCTCCACGGACGCGAACCACGGCTCGTCGAAGGAGCGCAGGTCCAGGCGCGGACGGCGCAGGCGGTTGTACCACCAGAGCGCCACCGCATCGCGCTCCACCAGCTCCAGGAAGCCCTGGAGGATGGCCTCCTCCACGCAGTTGCCCGCCGCGTTGCCGTTGGAGTTGAAGAGGCAGAACGGCCCGTCTCCCCCAGGGGGCGTGGGCGTGAAGAGGTACGCGAACGACGTGGGCACGTACTTGTGGACCCCGTGCGTGAGCGACCACGCGGGGCTCCAGTCCAGGGGTTGATCCGCGTAGGGCAGGGGCACCGCGGTGCGCATGTCGCGGCGGGCCGGGCCTTCGAGCGTGGCGGGCCGGGCCTGGAACTGCGCGGCGCTGAAGTGCTGGAGCTCGTCCGGGTGCACGGCCTTCGCGCCCAGCTGGGACGCCGTGGCGTGGACGCGGGGCTCGTCGCCCTGGAACACCGCGCTGTAGCGCTCCAGCGCTTCACACAGCGCGCCCGCGCGGGACTGGGCCTCCGTGCGGCCCTTGCCGCTGGCGACGCGGTGGAAGTCGTCGGAGGCCGGCGCGTCCGTCCAGGGGCACACGCGGAACACGGCGGAGTGGATGTGGCCCAGGGGCGCGTCGCCCGGCACCGCGCGCAGGTCGCTCACCACGCCCGTCACCGGGCTGATGAGGTGGCGGTGGCGCTCCCAGGTCTCCTCGGGCGTGAGGATGCGGTGGCCGCCGTCGCCGGTGAAGCGCTTGGGGCGCGAGGCCAGCTCCAGCGGCGCCTTCGCGCGCGCCTCCATCCAGTGGGGGTCGCCGCAATCCGGGCACTGCGGCCGCCGCGTCACCGCGTGCGACTCCAGCTTCCAGGTGGCGAAGTCCAGCGTCCACAGCCGCGTCTGGCCGCCGTCGGTGGCCCCGTCCACCACCCAGCGGGCCACGAGCGCCGCGGCGAACGACAGCCCCGCCTGCGCGGTGGTGGGCAGGCCGGTGCGCGGCGGACGCGTGGCTTGCGGTGGGGTGCCCTTGCGCGCGAGGTACTTCTCGATGGGGCGGTTGTCCAGGAGCCGCGCCGTGAGGCACGTCCAACAGGCGCGCTCGCCGGTGCCCACCACCGGGCCCGCGTGGCACGCGGTGCCGGACACCTTGAGCGGGAGGAACGCGGCGCCCGCGCTCCGGGCTTCACGGGCCAGCAGGAGCGCTTCCTGCGACAGGTAGTCGTCCACCAGCAGCACGTGGCGGTCCGCGTCCTCGCGCACGTCCAGGCCGGTGTCGCGCAGCGCCTCCGTCAGCCGCTCCCCGTCCTCGCCGTCGACGGCGCGCACCGCGACGGACATGTCCAGCAGCCGCCCCGCCGCGACGGCCGCGCCCACGCCCAGCGACTCCCAGAAGCCGGCGACGCTGGCGTCGAAGACGTCATGCGCCTCCTCCACGTGCCCGCGCTCCTCCAGCAGCGACAGCGCGTAGAGCACCTCCGGCGCGGAGGCCCGCCCCGCCAGCGCGGCGATGACGTTCGCCACGGTGCGCTGGCCATCCAGCAGGGGCACGATGCTCGCGTGCAGCTCGCCCTCCAGCAGGAACTGGGCGCGCTCCCCGACGAGGAACACGCGCCGCGCGTCGAGCACCTCGGCGCGCAGGTGGGGTTTGATGCGGAGGACTCGGTCCATGGGCAGGCGGGCGAGCCTAGCCGGGGCCCGCGCCAGTGCCTACGGCCGGCCCGGCTTCCGGGAGCCCGGACTCCGCGTGGTAGAACGCCGCGCATGTCCCGCATCCCCCTGTCGCAGAGCGCGCGTGTGTCCCCGGAGTCCGTGCATCCCCCCCTGCGGAGCCGCGCCGCCACCGGCACCGTGGAGGTGACCCTGGTACTGCGCCACGGCTCGCCGCTGCCCACGGTGGCCCAGCTGTGCGCGGATCCCCCGCGCCGCCCGCTCACCCACGACGAGTTCGAGGCGAAGTACGGCACGGATCCGAAGCACCTGAAGACCGTGCGCGCCTTCGCGAAGAAGCACGCGCTGCGCGTCGTGTCCGAGCAGCGCGCCCGGGGCTACGTGGTCCTCCAGGGGACCCCGGCGGCGATGGGCAGGGCCTTCGGCGTGGACCTGCGGCGCTACACCCACGGCCCCACGTCCTACCTGACCCACACGAAGCCGGTGACGCTGCCGCGCGCGCTGCACGGCGTGGCGGAGTGGGTGCTGGGGCTGGACACCCGGCCGCTCGTCACCCACAACGCCGCGTCCCTGCCCGTGCCCCGGGAGCTGGCGAAGCACGCCGGGGTGCGCTCGTACACGGCGCCCCAGGTGGCGAACCTCTACCGCTACCCCCGCAACACGGGCGAGGGCCAGTGCGTGGGCATCATCGAACTGGCGGGCGGCTACCTGCCGGCGGACCTGACCCAGTCCCTGGAGTCCGTGGGCGTGAAGCGCACGGCGCCGGTGGTGAACGTGGGGCCGAATACGGCGGGGCGCTTCGACACCGCCTCCAACGCGGAGGTCACCATGGACGTGGAGCTGGTGGCCTCCGTGTGTCCTGGGGCGACTGTCGTCGTCTACAACGCGGGCTCGAAGGACTACTCGCTGCGCGACTACCACCGCGTCCTGGCGGAGGCCATCAGCGACCGGGTGAACCTGCCGTCGGTGCTGACCACCAGCTGGTCCTTCTACGAAGGCTCGCTCATCCAGCAGGGCGAGGAGCTGGCCTTCGATCGCCTCTTCATCGAGGCCGCGCTCCTGGGCATCACCGTGTGCGCCGCGTCCGGAGACCTGGGCTCGCAGGTGCCCGTGAACGGCCACTCGCCCACCGGCGCCATCACCGTCGCCGCGACGAGCTACCCGGCCGCGAGCGCGCTGGTGCTGGGCTGCGGCGGCACGACAATGGAGGCGCTGGGGGACGTCCTCCACCACGAGCGCGTGTGGAACCGCCTGGGTGAAGCGATGTCCATGGGCGTGCTGGGCAACACCTCCACGGCCGCAGGCGCGAGCAGCGGCGGCGTCAGCACCATGAACGCGCTGCCGCTGTACCAGCGCGGCATGGGCGTGCCCGACCTGGTGACGTCGTCGTGGAAGAACGGCGTCTTCAGCATCTCCCGCGGCACCGGCCGGGGCGTGCCGGACGTCGCGGCGAACGCGGACCTGCACACCGGCTATCAAATCGTCTTCAAGGGCCAGCAGGGCGTCGCCGCGGGCACGAGCGCCGCCGCGCCGATGTGGGCCGCGCTCATCGTCCGCCTCAACGAGGCGCTGGGGGAGCGCGTGGGCTTCCTCCACCCCCGGCTGTACAGGCTCGTCAGCGAGGCCGAGCCCGTCGTCCGCCGCATCACCCAGGGCGGCAACGGCGCGTACTTCGCGAGCCACGAGACGCTGTGGAACGCGTGCACCGGCCTGGGCACGCCGGACGGCGAGGCGCTGCTCGCGGGCCTGCGCAAGCTCCAGCGCCGCAAGCACTGAAGCCCGCTCCCCGCTCTCCGCTCAGATGGCATCCTCGGTGATGCCCAGCTTCCGGCGGACGGCCTGGAACTGGGCGTCCAGCCGGGCCCGGTGCTCCGGCTTGAGCGCCGGCTTGCCCCGGCCCACGCCGCCCTTGTTGATGAAGCCCGCGCCCGGCTCCCGCGGCTCGTACACCACCGTCCGCGGGTCGAACCGGGCGTCGTGCTGCTTCATGTATTCGAAGCCCGTCTTCTCCATCAGCAACGGCAGGTCCTCGTCCGCCACGGGCACGCCCAGGAACGCGCCAATGCGGCGCAGGCACCCTTCGCGGTCCGCGACGAGGTCCGCGTAGCGCACGTGCAGCACGTTCGCGTCCGCGCGGTGCGGCCACCACGAGGCCAGGTGCTCGCCCCACTCGTCCTTGCGCAGCACCTTGTGGACGAACCTGTCGAAGTCCAGGCGCAGGCCGGTCATCACGCAGTTGTGCGTGTAGCGGGACACCAGCGCGTCCGGCGCGGCGCGCGTCACGTAGATGATGCGGCTGTCCGGCGGCGGCCGGAGGAACCCGTACTTCATGTGTGTCTTCAGGATGCGCGGAGTCTCCAGGCCATCCAGCACCTGCTCGGCCCGGGGGGAGAGGATCAGCTCCTCCAGGAACGGCGCCACCTGGAGGATGTGCTCGTACTCGCCCCGGCCCCGGGTGAGGAGCTGGTAGACGATCTGCTGCATCCACGTCGTCCCGGACTTGGGGAAGGTGGAGATGTAGATGTCCCCCGGCCGCGGCTTCAGCCACACATAGCGCAGCCGCAGCCAGCGGGCCGCGTCGAACGGAATCCGGTGCAGCGCGCGCAGCACGTCCAGGAAGCCCACCACGACGTTGAGGACCGCCCTCAGGACAGGGCGGGAATCAGCGGAATCCGAGGCCATGCGCGCTTCATAGCAAACTACGCGGAGCGTCCCCGCACCCGCTCATCCACCAGCGGATGACGTCCGGTGAGCGAGGCCAGGACGATGATCAGCTCCGCGGGCTCGATGGGCTTGGGCACGTGCATCTGGAAGCCCGCGAGCAGGGCCCGGGTGCGGTCCTCCATCCGCGCGAAGGCGGTGAGCGCGATGGCGGGCGTCTGGCCTCCCTGCTCCAGCGGCAGGGCGCGCAGCCTGCGGATGAAGGAGTAGCCGTCCTCTCCCGGCATGCCGATGTCGGAGACGATGACGTGGGGGCGGTGGGCCTGCTGCTTCTCCAGGGCGTCGCGGGCGCTGGAGGCCGTGACGACCTGGGCCCCCCGGCTCTCCAGCACCACGGTGAGCAGCTCGAGCGCGTCGGGCTCGTCGTCCACCACCAGCACCTGCAACCCCTCCAGCACGCTGCGGGCGAGCGACGGCGCCTCCTGGCGCGCCTGGGTCTGGAGGAGGGGCGGACTTCCGCGCGCCGCCGCCGCGGCGGACAGCGGCAGCGTCAGGCGGAAGAGGGCGCCGTGCCCCTCGCCCTCGCTCGTGGCCTCGATGGTGCCTCCGTGCAGCTCCGTGAGGTGCTTCACGATGGCCAGCCCCAGCCCCAGGCCGCCATGCTTCCGGGTGGAGCTTCCGTCCACCTGCCAGAAGCGCTCGAAGATCTGCCCCAGGTAGGCCCGGGGGATGCCCTGGCCGGTGTCCTGGACCTCGATGAGGACGTGGCCCTCCACCCACCGCAGGCGCACGGTGACCTGGCCGCCCCGGGGCGTGAACTTGATGGCGTTGGAGAGCAGGTTCCAGACCATCTGCTGCAGCCGGTCCGCGTCGCCATGGATGGAGCCGGAGCCCGGGGGCAGCTCGGCGCAGAGCGTGACGCCCTTGGCCTCGGCCGCGTGCCGCACGGAATCCAGCGCCGCGTCGATGAACGCGGCGGGGTTCACCGGGCGGATCTCCAGCCGCATCTTGCCGGTGATGATCCGCGACACGTCCAGCAGGTCCTCGATGAGCTGCGTCTGCACCTGCGTGTTGCGCTCCACCGCCTCCAGCGCCCGCGCGGCCTTCTCCGGCCCCAGCTGTCCCGTGCGCAGCATCCGCGTCCAGCCCAGCATCGCCATCAGCGGGGTGCGCAGCTCGTGGGAGACCGCGGCCAGGAACTCGTCCTTGGCGCGGTTGGCCTGCTCGGCGCCCAGGTGCTCCGCCTTGGCCATCTCGAACAGCCGCGCGTTGTCGATGGCGATCTCCGCCCGCCGCGCCAGCTCCTGCACGAGCTCCAGGTCCCGCGCGCCGTAGCGGCGGCCGGAGCGGGAGGCGCACACCTTCAGCGCGCCGAAGACGCGCCGCTGCGCCCACAGGGGGACGATGATCCACGAGCCCGGGCGGATCCCTTCGTCGTCGCCTTGCGGCCCCAGGACCTCCGCGAGGACGTCCTCGGTGAGCTCGGGCACCAGCTCCGGCACCCCCGTGCGCAGCACCCGCGCGACGCCGTGGCTGGCGGTGGCGGACGGAGGCAAGGCCCGGTGCTGTTCGCGCAGCAGCGGCACCCGCGAGGGGTCCGCGTGGGCGACCATCGCCTGGAGCACGGGCCCGGCGTCGTCCTGGAGGTAGACGGCGCACCAGTCCCCCAGCCGGGGGAGGATCAACGCGGACAGCCGCTCCAGCGTGACGGACATCTCCAGCGAGGCGGTGAGCATGGTGCTCGCCTCCGCCAGGAAGCTCAGCGTCTCCGCCGCGCGCTTCTGATCATCGATGTCGGTGCAGGTGCCCAGCCACTGGAGGATGCGGCCGTGCGCGTTGCGCAGCGGCAGGGCCTGGATGAGGTGCCAGCGGTAGGTGCCGTCCGCGTGGCGCAGGATGCGCCCCTCGCACTCGAAGGGCGCCCCCGCCTGGCGGCTCTCGTTCCACTTCCCCAGACAGCCCACCACGTCGTCCGCGTGGATGGCCCCCCGCAGGAGCAGGGTGCTCGCGCTCGCGTTCTCCTCCAGCGAAGGCGTGTGGGGCAGGCCGGTGTAGTCGTACCAGCGCCGGTTGAAGTAGTCGGGCCGGCCGTCGGGGCCCGCCGTCCAGACGATCTGCGGCAGGGCCTCCGCGAGCGCGCGGTGCCGCTGCTCCGCCAGGTGCAGCCGCATGGCCTGGCGCAGGCTCTGCCCCAGCCGCTCGGCGGACAACCGGCCCTTGGCGATGTAGTCGGACGCGCCCGCCTTCATCAGCTCGACGGCCGTCTGTTCGCTGCCCTGGCCGGTGAGGACGATGATGGGGGAGCGCGAGCCCCGGCTGCCCAGCTCGCGCAGCACCCTGAACCCGTCCTCACCCGGCAGGAAGAAGTCCAGGAGGATGACGTCGAAGGCCCCCGCCTTCAGGTGCTCCAGTGCCTCGCTCCCGCTCGTGGCCTCCACCACGTCCACCGACAGCCCGGTGGCGCCCAGGAGTCGCTGGACCAGGAGCCGGTCGACCTCGTCGTCGTCGACGAGCAGCAGCCGGAGGTGCTCGGTCATGGTGGGGACTTCCACGGAGGGAGGGGAGGCAGGGGTGACACTCACGTGAGGCGTTCCTCGGTCCCGGGCCAGGTGAAGTGGAACGTGGCGCCCACGCCTTCGGCCGACTCGACCCAGGCCTGGCCGCCGCGACCCTCCACGAGCTTCTTGACGACACTCAGGCCCATGCCGGCGCCCTCGACCTTGTCGCGCGAGACGAGCGTTTGGAACGGGCTCCAGATCTTCTCGTGGTAGCGGGGCGCGATCCCCTGGCCGTCGTCCGCGACGGAGAAGTGATGGAGGGCGGAGCGGGCCCCCACCTCCACGCGGATCCGCACGTCCTCCCGGCCCGCGTGCTTGAGGGCGTTGGACAGCAGGTGCAGGAAGACCTGCTCCAGCGCCACGCGGTCCGTGACGAGCACCGGCATCCCGGGGCCGGTCTCCAGCCGCGCGGAAGCCCCGGGGGCCAGCCGCGCCATCGCGTCGTGGATCAACCGCTCCACCTCCACCGGCTCGGGCGTGTGGTGGACGCGGCCCGCGCGGCTGTACTCCAGCAGTCCCTCCAGCATGGCCTCCATCCGCTGCACCCGCCCACGCAGCAGCTCCAGGTGCTTGCGTGCCCCGGGACCCGCCTGCGGTCCCAGGTCCTCCTCCAACCACTGGGCCAGGTTGGAGATGCCGCGCAGCGGGGCCCGCAGATCGTGGCTGGCCACGTAGGTGAACTGGTCGAGGTCGGCGCTGTTCTGCCGCAGGGCCTTGCGCAGGCCCTGGACCTCGGCGAGGAGCTCGTCCTTTGTCTTCTGGGAGTCATCCATGGGGGAGGGGGACCGCACACCGGGTCCTCCGCAATACCGTCCCCGCGCGAGGGTCCTCAATCCATGGGCGTGGAGTGAAAGCCAGACAACACTCTCCCGGCGCCTTCCCGAGCAGACGTGCGGAGGGGTGCGTCGCAAAGCAGACAGTCGCCCGAAGGTGCCTGATCTCCGCACGGAAGCGAACGCTAGATGCCGGCGTGCTCGGGCTCCTGTTGAGTCGCGATGCCGCGCAGGCACGAAAGGCTCAAATGACCGCCGTCACCTCCGACAGAACGCTGCACATCCTGTTGATCGAGGACGACGAGGTGGACGTGATGAACGTCCGCCGCGCCTTCCAGAAGAACCACATCGCCAACCCGCTCTACGTCGCCACCAACGGCCTGGAGGGCCTGGAGATGCTGCGCACCGGCAAGGTGCCCGAGGGGCGTCGGCTGGTGCTGCTGGACCTCAACCTGCCCAAGATGAACGGCCTGGAGTTCCTGCGCGTCCTGCGCGCGGATCCGGAGCTGCGCACCGTCTCCGTGGTGGTGCTCACCACGTCCGCGGACGAGCGGGACAAGATCGACGCGTACAACCTGAACGTCGCCGGCTACCTGCTCAAGCCGGTCACGTTCGTCAACTTCGTGGAGGTCATGGCCACGCTCAACAAGTACTGGACCCTCGTGGAGATGCCCTGACATGACCGCGCAGTGGAAGCCAGGAGCGGACGCGGCGGCCCCATTCTTCCTTGGCGGCGGTGAGGTGGGTGCGCTGTACCGGGAGAAGGACTGGAGCGCGCATCCCCTGGGTCCACCGGAGCACTGGCCCCAGAGCCTGAAGACCGCGGTGAGCATGGTGCTGGGCTCCCAGTTCCCGCTCATCGTCCTGTGGGGGCCACAGCTCTACCAGTTCTACAACGACGGCTACCGCCTGCTCATGGGCAGCAAGCACCCCGGTGGCCTGGGACAGGGCAACAGGGAGTGCTGGCCGGAGGTGTGGCACATCAACGAGGCCATCTACCCGCGCATCTTCAACGGGGAGACGGTCAACTTCGAGGAGAAGATGTACCCGCTGGCGCCGCACGGGCGCCCCGAGGAGTACTTCCTCACGCTCTGCTACAGCCCGGTCCGCGACGAGTCCGGCGCGGTGGGCGGCGTCTTCGTCTCCGTCTTCGACGTGACGCGGGAGGTCCGGGCGCGCCAGGAGCGCGACCGCGCGCTGGCGGAGGCGCGGGCGGAGCGCGAGCGCCTGTACGAGGTCTTCATGCAGGCCCCGGCCATCATCGCCGTGCTGGAGGGGCCCGAGCACCGCTTCACCGTGTCCAACCCGCTCTACCAGCAGCTGACGGGCAACCGGGAGCTGCTGGGCAAGCCCGTGCGCGAGGCCCTGCCGGAGATCGCGGACCAGGGCTTCCTGGAGCTGCTGGACACCGTGAGGTCCACGGGCAAGCCCTTCATCGCGCACGACGCGCTGATCCGCCTGGACCGCAAGGGCACCGGCGCGGTGGAGGACCTCTACGCGGACTTCGTCTACCAGCCGCTCAAGGACGCGAGCGGGAGCGTGTTCGGCATCATGGCGCACGCGGTGGAGACCACGGAGCAGGTGCTGGCGCGCAGGAACATCGAAGCGCTGGCGGCCGAGCGCATCGCGATGCTGGGCCACATCGCGGACGCGGTGCTCACCTTCGACACGGCGGGCCGCATCACCTTCCTCAATGACATGGCCCGGGCGCTCTACCCGGGGCTGCGCGTGGGCGCCCCCTTCGCCGCCCAGGCCTTCCGGCAGGAGCGGGTGGACGGCACGCCGCTCCTGGCCGATGAGCTTCCCCCGGCGCGGGCCGGGCGCGGGGAGCGCGTCCTCAACGAGGTGTGGAACGTCTTCACGCCGGAAGGCCTCAAGCTGCGCGTCCAGGGCAGCGCCATCCCGGTCTACACCGAGGGCCGCTCCCTGCTGGGCGTGGTGCTCACCCTGCGCGACATCACCCAGCAGCACCGCCTGGAGCAGCAACTGGAGCTGGAGCGCAACCGGCTGACCCAGGTCTTCATGCAGGCGCCCGCCGCCATCATGGTGGCCCGTGGCCCCAGCCACGTCATCCAGGTCGTCAACCCCGGCTACGCCCAGGTGGCCGGCAACCGGCCCCTGGTGGGGAAGACCATCCCGGACGCCTTCCCGGACCTGGCGGGCCAGGGCCTCTTCGAGCTCTACGACCAGGTGTACGCCACGAAGCAGCCCTTCATCGGGAACGAGGTGCCCGTGCGGGTGGAGCGCTTCGGCCGGGTGGACGACGCGTACTTCAACTTCGTCTACCAGCCGCTCCTCGACGAGGCCGGCGAGTCCTTTGGCGTCATGACCCACGCGGTGGAGGTCACCGACATGGTGCGCGCCCGCCAGCAGGCGGAGGAGCGCAACCGCGAGCTGATGCGGCTCACCCAGGCGCTGGAGCAGTCCAACCGCGAGCTGGATCAATTCGCCTACGTGGCCTCTCACGACCTCAAGGCGCCGCTGCGCGGCATCGCGAACCTGGCGGAGTGGATCAAGGAGGAGGTGGGCGAGAACCTCACCGACGAGGCGCGGGAGTTCATCGCGCGGCTGCACGGCCGCGTGCACCGCATGGAGGCGCTCATCGACGGCATCCTCACCTATTCCCGCGCGGGCAAGATGAACGAGCCGGGCCCCGTGGACACGGACGCCCTGCTCAAGGAGGTGGTGGAGCTGCTGGCCCCGCCGCTGGAGGTGCGGGTGTCGGTGCAGCCGGGGGTGCCCACGTTGAGCGCCGAGCGCGTGAAGCTGCAGCAGGTGTTCCTGAACCTCGTCGGGAACGCCATCAAGTTCACGCGCCTGCACCGGCCGGATCCGCGCATCCAGGTGACGTGGCGGGACGTGGGCGAGCAGTACGCGTTCACCGTCAGCGACAACGGCGCGGGCATCGCCCCGGAGTTCCACGAGCGCATCTGGGGCATCTTCCAGACGCTGGAGAGCCGCGACAGGGTCGAGGGCACCGGCATCGGGCTGTCGGTGGTGCGGAAGATCGTCGAGACCCGCGGCGGCCGGACCTGGGTGGAGTCCGCGCCGGGGCAGGGCGCCGCCTTCCACTTCACCTGGCCCAAGGCATGAGGAACGACATGACGCAGCGTGAACGCTCCGCGCCCCGGATGGCCGCTCCCAACGCCCCCTTCCTCGCCGGAGAGGGGGAGATGGCGGCGCGCATGCGCGAGTTCGACTGGGCAAGCTCCCCGGTCGGTCCGGTGGAGCAGTGGCCCCAGAGCCTGCGCACCGCGGTCAGCGTGTGCCTGGCCTCCAGGCACCCCATCGAGATCTGGTGGGGACCCGAATACGCGCGCCTCTACAACGACGCGTACCGGCCCATCCTCGGCGCGACGAAGCACCCGCAGTTCCTGGGGCGCCCCGGCCGGGAGTGCTGGGGGGAGATCTGGGACGTCATCGGCCCCATGCTCGACAGCGTGCGCGACACGGGCAAGGCGACCTGGTCGGAAGACTTCCCGCTGATGCTGATGCGCAACGGCTACCTGGAGGAGACCTACTTCACGTTCTCCTACGCGCCGCTCTGGAGCGAGGACGGGAGCGTGGGCGGCATCTTCTGCGCTTGCGCGGAGACGACCTCGCGCCTCTTGAGCGAGCGCCGGTTGCGGCTCTTGCGCAACCTGGGCG
The genomic region above belongs to Corallococcus caeni and contains:
- a CDS encoding radical SAM protein, whose product is MAPPPEPKPRILLVQCGPDRRHVDRETEDFDPERGLVKRATMTPLACATLAALTPDAFSVDIWDEELHGQLRADTELPDYDLVGVSVMYSALTYQARFLGGLFRDRGATVVAGGPAVSAAPEDYRGFFDALFVNEAERTWPRFLADWLAGEYSPEYRQLDKPSLSESPPPRWDAVAADFPRYAWGSVQTTRGCPFDCSFCDVIYLYGRKQRHKPVERVLEEVRAHAALGAEGVFFADDEFIGDAAYAKEVLAGLVPLNRALHRPLRFFTQVTMNLSRDAALMEGMADANFYTVVLGIESFDAGALKEAQKHQNVRADLVGDLLRIQAHGIGPRGSFIVGFDHDTPAVFDSLHANIQRTHLPWVVVAPLQAPRGTKLWTRLRAEGRLATPRKAHSQDRGAIVLNVMPLGMTRPQLLEGFRDLVERLSTWDAACERIRGFIAGIQRPPQVKEPEWPEAVTDRFLREATTAWALTPSERQSLGDTLAEVRRAAPAMLPRAVFFLARNQNERRRHERLFTDFDAVLAAERQGDLVPDTQPVYVPATFATAMRDVFPDLFVRLSRDLPDRRDVPEASRDVLVDFVARWGEGFQTLQPQHHEFLRELCDRAVEARGGRAGTLEDAEEQALRTQARRTGLLEALLKDVRDELASWGP
- a CDS encoding TOMM precursor leader peptide-binding protein, with amino-acid sequence MDRVLRIKPHLRAEVLDARRVFLVGERAQFLLEGELHASIVPLLDGQRTVANVIAALAGRASAPEVLYALSLLEERGHVEEAHDVFDASVAGFWESLGVGAAVAAGRLLDMSVAVRAVDGEDGERLTEALRDTGLDVREDADRHVLLVDDYLSQEALLLAREARSAGAAFLPLKVSGTACHAGPVVGTGERACWTCLTARLLDNRPIEKYLARKGTPPQATRPPRTGLPTTAQAGLSFAAALVARWVVDGATDGGQTRLWTLDFATWKLESHAVTRRPQCPDCGDPHWMEARAKAPLELASRPKRFTGDGGHRILTPEETWERHRHLISPVTGVVSDLRAVPGDAPLGHIHSAVFRVCPWTDAPASDDFHRVASGKGRTEAQSRAGALCEALERYSAVFQGDEPRVHATASQLGAKAVHPDELQHFSAAQFQARPATLEGPARRDMRTAVPLPYADQPLDWSPAWSLTHGVHKYVPTSFAYLFTPTPPGGDGPFCLFNSNGNAAGNCVEEAILQGFLELVERDAVALWWYNRLRRPRLDLRSFDEPWFASVEAHYQSLGVQLSVLDLTHDLGIPVFVALVWSPERGRAWAGCGCHFDAKLAVQRALTEVAQCYDPKDTAPSPWDAGAHDDVTWLFPDDSVPARVRADFPRVWHDDLRDDVRECVARAARVGLEMLVMEQSRPDVGVSAVKVIVPGLRHFWRRLGPGRLYDVPVRMGWLEAPRTEAQLNPVPFYF
- a CDS encoding S53 family peptidase, whose protein sequence is MSRIPLSQSARVSPESVHPPLRSRAATGTVEVTLVLRHGSPLPTVAQLCADPPRRPLTHDEFEAKYGTDPKHLKTVRAFAKKHALRVVSEQRARGYVVLQGTPAAMGRAFGVDLRRYTHGPTSYLTHTKPVTLPRALHGVAEWVLGLDTRPLVTHNAASLPVPRELAKHAGVRSYTAPQVANLYRYPRNTGEGQCVGIIELAGGYLPADLTQSLESVGVKRTAPVVNVGPNTAGRFDTASNAEVTMDVELVASVCPGATVVVYNAGSKDYSLRDYHRVLAEAISDRVNLPSVLTTSWSFYEGSLIQQGEELAFDRLFIEAALLGITVCAASGDLGSQVPVNGHSPTGAITVAATSYPAASALVLGCGGTTMEALGDVLHHERVWNRLGEAMSMGVLGNTSTAAGASSGGVSTMNALPLYQRGMGVPDLVTSSWKNGVFSISRGTGRGVPDVAANADLHTGYQIVFKGQQGVAAGTSAAAPMWAALIVRLNEALGERVGFLHPRLYRLVSEAEPVVRRITQGGNGAYFASHETLWNACTGLGTPDGEALLAGLRKLQRRKH
- a CDS encoding sulfotransferase domain-containing protein, with the protein product MASDSADSRPVLRAVLNVVVGFLDVLRALHRIPFDAARWLRLRYVWLKPRPGDIYISTFPKSGTTWMQQIVYQLLTRGRGEYEHILQVAPFLEELILSPRAEQVLDGLETPRILKTHMKYGFLRPPPDSRIIYVTRAAPDALVSRYTHNCVMTGLRLDFDRFVHKVLRKDEWGEHLASWWPHRADANVLHVRYADLVADREGCLRRIGAFLGVPVADEDLPLLMEKTGFEYMKQHDARFDPRTVVYEPREPGAGFINKGGVGRGKPALKPEHRARLDAQFQAVRRKLGITEDAI